A segment of the Bacteroidales bacterium genome:
TCCGTATTTTCTGCAACTTCTATAGGAATCTGACTGTACTGTGCGCCAACAACTCCAACGCTGCTCAGATGTATTATTTTTTGTATCTTATGTTTTTTCACAAGTGATATTATATTCTTTGTTCCAAGAATATTCGTTGATTCAAATTTCACTTTATCTTTAATTTCTGCGGCAAGATTAATTAAAATATCAACTCCAGAAAATGCATTATCAATAGTTGAAATTTCAGATAAATCACCTTTATATATTTCTACTTTCTGCGAAAATCTCAAAACCGGATTAATATTTCTTGATAATATTCTTACTTCGATATTATTTTTTGTAAAAAAAATATCTTCGAATAAATGCTGACCAATAAAACCAGTAGCACCGGTTATTAATAATTTCATTTTTGCTTTTTTATCAATAAATAAAGATTAAACAAATCTATAAATTATTCTTAAAAAAAACTTAAAAGTAAACAAATATGCTTTTGCTTTTTTATAATAAATATTTTTAAATAATGCTATCAGAAAGAATAAAATGATTTTATAAAAAACATGAATAAAACTAATAACCCAAACAATAAAATATTGAAACGTAGAATTATGCTTTTTAAAAAAATTTATTTTATTAAAAATCTGGTTATATATTGAAACATTGTAATTTTTTTTTGCACTTTGTCCAATGTGATGCAGAATTTGTGCTTCGGGATAATACACTACCCTGTGATTACTTTGCCTTGTTCTATAACAAAAATCAACATCTTCAATCCAGAATAAATTTTCATCTAACATTCCAATTATATTAAATAATTCTTTTCTGAACATTAATACAGCGCCGGATAATGAATTAACATCTATGATTTGATTAATATCTTTATAATATTTATCTTTAATTAAATTTTTCAGGTAAAAACTTTCGGCGAATATGTGTTTGATAGTAGGGAACCTCCACATTGACTGCTGAAGAGAACCATCTGTATTAAGAATTTTAGGACCAATAATTGAAATGTCCGTGTTACTTTTTATATATAAAAATAATTTATTTACCGAATCATCAAATAATTCAGTATCGGGATTAAGCATTAAAATAAAATTTCCTTTTGCAATTTTAAATGCCTGATTATTTGCGGCAGGAAATCCCGCATTATAATTATTTTTTATCAATATTGTCTTATTAAATTTTTCTTCAATAATATCAGGGCTAGTGTCTTTTGAATTATTGTCAACAACTATTATCTCAAAGTTAATGGAATTACTTATATATTTATAAATAGAATCAAGACATTTAATTAAATAATCTTTTACATTATAACTTACAATTACTATTGATAAATCAACAGTTTCAACTTCTTCCATTTATTAAAATATTTTGTGAAAACCCTATTAACAACCAATACAAGCAAGAAAACGAATAAAAATCAAGTATATTACTGACAACATTTTGAGCTGCAATCATAATAAATAAAATAAACATAAACATAAGAAAAGTGTTTTTGTTAGCTTTTAAAAATTTGATGGAATTTATTAAGAAAGTTAAACTTATCGTAGCATAACTCACTAATCCCCAAACTCCCGTTTCATTTGCCAATTTCAAATACCACCCATCAGTAGAATATGTTGCAGCTTCTTTTGAAAAACTACCAAAAAATCTGACAGCAACATGGCCGGCTTTACCTAACCCGTAACCCATGGGATTTCTAACAAAATCATTAAAAGCTGCAAGCCACAAGTCAACACGGGTAAGTCCTTTTTTTAAAAACACTGTATCTACAGTCGAATCTCCAATAAAAAACAAAACCTTATACATATCATGGTTCTGAATCCAAAGTATAAAAAAAACAACCATCATTGATAATAAGGTTTTTAAAAAACAGAGATATTTTTTTGTTACTATTGTTAAAATAATCCAGCCCAAATAAAATGTAATATTTGCTCCTCTCGATACGGTAAGGAAAATACAACACCAAAAAACAGAATATATTATATATCGAGAAATGGTTTCTTTTTGTAGAATTTTAAAATAAATATAAATAGCACCAAAAGTCGTAAATGCACCAAATATAACAGGAGACCAATACAATGAACCAATGCGTTTAATATAATAAACACCTTCAATTCCTGTAGCTTCAAGTGTCATGTATTTATCAATAGCAGGAAAGAAAAAATAAATTATTAATCCGATAACTGATACTATCAAATACCAATTCACCAAATATTTGGAGCAATCATCAAAGCTTTTCTCATTTGTATTAAATCCAACTCGTGCAACAAAATAAAAAAGCATGGGATAGTATGTCATTCTGATTGCATAAAGTGATACGATTAGGTTATGAGCAAGAAATGTTCCCAATAAAATATTCGTAATAATATAAAGTAGAATTAATTTGTCGTAAATTGTAAAAAATGAATATTTAAGTTTCTCTTTATTTTTTAAAACAACTAAAATTAAAAGATAAAACATTAAAATATCAGGCAAGCTTGAAATAAAGAAAGCAAAAGTAGAACTTGATGCTTCAGAACCAATAACAAGAGTTCTTAAACTAATAAATAAAGTTTCGAAAATAAAAAAAACAAGCAGGTTTAATATAATAATTCTATTTTTATCATTTTGTAAATTTAAAAAAACAATTTTCATTTCTCTAATTTTTTGTTTTTAAATTTCGTTTAGTAATTATGCAAATCCAGTATATAATAAAAATATTGAGCAAAGAAAATAAAATTGAAATTGAATAAAAACCAATTATTATGTTTTTTTCAATTATTCCGGCATACAAGACAGATAGCGTAATAATTAAACTCCCGAAAACAGATATAGAAGCAAGTTGTTTTTGTTTATTTAATATTATGGGAGTTTGAGAAATCGTCATTCTAATAAAGTCAAAATAAATCCACGGGGATAAAATTTTCGCATACAATCCAGCCACACGCCATTTTTCGCTAAACACAAAAGCAAATAAATCTTCACCCGCAAACAAAAGCAATATTGGCAAAGGCAATGCAATTATAGCTGCTTTTTTAACTGTTCCTTTTACAAGAGAATAAATATTTTCATTATTATTATATTTTTCTGAGGCATTCTGATAAAATACCTGAGCTATCGATGAACCAATAAGGCTTACAGGCGCCTGTAAAATTCTCATTCCAAATGAATATAATCCGAGAATTGTTGAACTAAAAAAAAATGGAATTAAATATACTAATCCGTTTAACTGGTACATGTCAATTACAGCTTGTATTATATTTGTTTTAGGCATATCTTTATAATGTATGGCAATTTTTTTTATTTCTGAATATTTAAATGCTCTTATATTCTTAAATAATTGTTTTAAGTCCTTTCTTACAAATACAAATGTTGAAATAATTACACCTATATAAGTGCCGATAATTAATCCTATAATGCCGGTTTTTAAAAAGCCAAGTCCCAGCATAGACGCGTTTCCATATATTGCATTATTTATTCTATTGGATGATATTTGCTTGTATTGTTTAATCCTGTTGTTCCAATACATAAATATTTGGTTAAATCCTATTGTGAATACGAATAAAGGAACAAGAAAAAAATAAATAGGTATATTTTCAAAAAACATTATTATAGTTATTAATATAAAAGAAAAAAAAGAAACGAATAAACAAATAAAAAAACTCAGAGCTATTAGTTTTTGAGCATCATCATTGTTTTTGGGAAGAACAATCGCAAGGTCGTAGCGAGCAGTACAAATCACAGTTATTCCCGCAGCAATTGACATAAAAATTGAAAAAAAACCAAAATCGGAAGGAGAATAAATTCTTGTAAGAACAGGAGCAACAAAAAATGGAATTGCCTGAGCAATCGCCGCACCTGCAACTAATTTTGAAATATTCTTTGCAAATTCTGACTTTAAAATTCCATTATGCATAAACTCTGTATTTAGCAAACAATCTATGCAAACTTAAATAAAATAATTTAATTATTCGGAAACAAAAATATGTTATTATTCATTGTCAAAACAAAAAATATTAAATTTGTAATCATATTAAATCCAATTCTTATGAGAAATCAGATATTATTTTTGTTATTACTTTTTGCATTTGCAAATCAAATTCAGTGTCAAACTCAGGCAGAACCCCTCATCAAGCAAAGGGATTCTGCTTACAGCAATTACCAGCAAGCAGAAAAGCAACTTGGTAGTGATTCGAGTCGTACTAAAATGCAAGACCTGATTGAAAAAATGGATGAAGTTATTGCACAGGACAATGATATCATTGATTTATATTCAAACGATATTCAAAAAATAAAAACCGACAGCTCGGTAATTGAAACCATTTTAAAAGATAATTCAGAACTAAAAAATGATGTTAGAAAAAAATGGAACTGGATTATTTATATGATAATAGCAGCGGCAGCATCTGATGCACTGGCAATAATTTTTCTCGTATTTTTCTTTATTTCACGCAGAAAAATGTTAAAATATAAAGAGCAATACGAAATAGAAAAGCAAATAGCAAAAAAATATTCAGAAGAACTTGAGCAAAAAGAATTTATTTCCGAAAAAGAAAATTTACCTTCAATCAGCATGTCTCCCGAAAACAGCGAAAAAGCAGGAGAAATTGAACTGCAATCACTAAAACTCGAGAAACTTTATAAATTAAAGGAAACAGGCATGATATCACAGTCGGAATACGAACAGAAAAAACAGGAAATACTCAATGCTTTCTGAAAAAATATAAACCGTTTGTTGTTAATTGCAATTTAGCTTTTTTCTCGTAGCTCATAGCTTGTGTCTCGAAGCTATGATTAAAAAAAATCTTACTTATGCTGGTTATATTATTTTCAATCCCACCACAATTGCGATAATCAGAATAGCTGCTGCAATTATTGAAAATATCATTTTTTTCTCACGCTTGATTTTATTATCACACATTTCAATCTTTTCCTTTGCCAGAGGATTGTTAATGTTCATTTCAAGTGCTTTATGAAACCATTCTTTAGCATTACGATATATTTCGATTTTGCAAAAATCTTCACCTCGGGTGATATATTCATTAAATTTGATTTCTTCGGAGCTGAGGTTTGTATTTGTTTCGGTATGTGCCATCTTTATTAAAATTTTTCACAAACCTAAATAAAATTTTGGAATTTATGTGAATTTTTAAATTATTTATAGTTCTATACTTGGAGTTTCGTTAAGACAGTCATTATGTCAATTGTCATTAGTGAAAGAAAAGTTAAAAGTTTGATATACTTTTTTTCATTTTTCATTTAAAAATAGTAAAATCCTTAAAAAATATTAATAAATTAATTACGTTTGTATTATTTTAAACTAGTTAAGATGACAAATATTATAGTAACAATCAAAGAAATAATAAACAAATCCGTTGAGCTAAAGCAAAAGCTGCTCAATGATGAAAAAACAGTTGCCAACATTGAGAAAATTGCAGAATCAATAACTCAATGTTATAAAAACGGAGGCAAGGTTCTTCTTTGCGGAAATGGCGGAAGTGCTGCCGACGCACAACATCTCGCTGCCGAATTATCAGGCAGGTTTTATTTAGACCGCAAACCACTTGATGCAGAAGCATTACATACAAATACTTCTTATCTCACTGCAGTTGCAAATGATTATTCTTTTAATGAAATTTTTTCACGTTTAGTTAAAGCTAAGGGAAATAAAGGTGATGTTTTAATTGGTATTTCCACCTCAGGAAATTCAATAAATATTATTAATGCTTTGGACTTTGCAAAACAACAGGGAATGATAACTGTCGGTTTTACGGGATTAAACGGAGGAAAGATGAAAAGATACTGTGATTTTTTAATTGATGTTCCTTCAAGCGATACACCAAGAATACAGGAAATTCACATTTTAATCGGACACATAATTTGTGAGATAGTGGAAAAACAAATGTTCGAGAAAAATAAATAAAATCGAAGTTGGAAATCAGAGGTTGGATGTTTGAAATTTGCGATTTTTCTAACTTCCAACTTCGGTTTTGCCACAATATTTCATAAATTTGTTTGCAATAAGTTAACTTATATAATGTCTAATAAATTATAATTTTCAATTCAACAATTCATGGACGCAATAATTCTGGCAGGTGGTTTCGGAACACGACTTCAGAAAGTTGTTTGTAACGTGCCTAAACCAATGGCTCCGATTAATTCAAAACCATTTCTTGATTACCTTCTTGATTATCTAATTCATTATAAAATAAAAAATGTAATTCTTTCAGTTGGTTATAAACATGAAATAATAAAAAAGCATTTCGAAAAAAAATACAAAAACATTGATATCAAATATGCAACAGAAAAGAAAGCACTCGGAACAGGCGGCGGAATTACGTTTGCAATGAAATACTCAAAAACCAATGAAGTTCTTATTTTAAACGGCGATTCATTTTTCAACATTAATCTTAAGGATTTTTTTTCGTTTCATAAAAAAAACAAAGCCGAACTTTCTATTGCTCTTAAATCTATTAAAAATGTCTCGCGTTACGGAATAGTCAACATTGACAAACAAAACCGAATACTTAGCTTTTCCGAAAAAGAAACAAAAGCAAAATCTGGATTTGTTAACGGAGGCATTTATTTAATGAATAAAAAAAAATTTAAAAATACCGGTTTATCCGGAAAATTTTCTTTTGAAAAAGATTATATCGAAAAATCTTGCAGCAAAAGAAAAATATACGGTTTTGTTTCCCGAAATTATTTTTTAGATATTGGAATACCCGAAGATTATGAAAAAGCTCAAACTGAGTTTAAAAAACTTAAATATTGATAAGTCATGGACTCTTTTTCTCGACAGAGATGGAGTAATAAATAAGCTTATTCCAAATGACTATGTTAAAAGTTGGAATGAATTTGAATTTATTGATGGCAGCATTGATGCAATAAAAACTTTTTCTGAAATATTCGGAAAAATAATTATTGTTACAAATCAGCAGGGAGTTGGTAAAGGTATAATGAGCGAAAATACACTGAACGATATCCATTCAAAAATGCTCAATGAAATTGAAAAACAAAATGGAAGAATTGACAAAATATATTTTTGCACCTCTGTTGCCGAAGAAAATAATTTTTGCCGTAAACCCAATATTGGAATGGCTTTAAAAGCGAAGAAAGAATTTCCGGAAATAAATTTCAAGAAATCAATCATTGCAGGCGATTCGATTTCCGATATGAGATTTGGTTTTAAATCAGGAATGCTCAAAGTTTTATTATCAGATAGCATTGACATTTGCAGAATATATCCTCAATTTGTGGATTTTTGCTTTAAAAACCTTTTAAATTTTTCAGAAAACTTAAAAAAATAATGAAAAAATCAGCTATTTTAATATTTATCTTTTATTCAGCAGTCCTCTCAAAAGGGCAGGAAAATAAGTGGAATACGTTCCTGAAAGGAATCCCCGAAATCCAATTGCCTATAGATTCCACATCTGAAATTCTTCATCAGAAAACATTAATTAATAAAAGAAATTGCTGGGATTTTGTATTAAGACCATTATCGGTTTTGAATAATTATAAAAATGCTTACGACGAAATTTTTGATGTGGACACAAATCAATTAATAATAAATAAACGATGGCGGAATACTGATTGGACAGTTAATGAACCAATATATATTTATTCTCCCGAACAAAACGGAAAACTTTTTTGCATCGGTAAATTTAATATTGCATCGGATTATATCGGCATTATTTGGTTGCTGGAGCAAAAAGATATTGTGTATGGAGTTGGTCCCATGTACTGGCTGTTTTGCTACAATAAAAACGGATTTCTGAAAGATTATGTTTGCTTAGGATTAAAGCAGCAATTCAGCTTATTCCTGATAAATTCATATTCTGATATTAAATTTTCCATTTCAGAAAAAGCAGAAACCAGAAAAACAGGAGAAAAAATAATTTATGTTGATAATTATATTGAAGTACCGGAGTTCATGTTAAAAAATAACGACAGCACAATTATTGCAGCTCTGTGTGAAAATATTCCAAAACCCGTAAATAAAGATTATCCGCCACTTGTAAACAGAGAAGAAAAAAAAGTTGTTTATTTTACTGAACAACGAAAAAAAATTGATTGCAGATTAATTTTTAATAAAAATGAAAAATTTGAAATAAGTGAAAATAAAAAATAATGAATAAAAAGAAAATTTTCGTAATTGGTTATAATGTATTTTGCGAGCAGATGTATCCTCATCTGTTTGAGTTTTTAAATTTAATTGGTAACGACTTCGACTTAGTTTATTATGGAAAAGATGACAGGGGATTTTTATCTTATTATAAAACAGAAAAAACAATAGGACTTCCTTTTTTAAAAAAAATAAAATTTATTAAAAACTGTGATTTAAAAATTAATACTATTAAAAGTGAGATTAAGAAAATTCTCGAAAGCAAAATATTTGATATAATTATAGTAATTGACCATTCAGCAATTAATTATATATCCGAAACCATAGGAACTAAAGGCAAAACAAAATTATTTTTTTGGTCACATGATATTTTAACTAATGACCACCCGTTATACGTAGAATCAAAACATATTCGTGAAATAATTAATAATAACAAAAAAAACATACAAAATTTCGACCTGATAATAATTCAAGACCATGCAAGAGCAGCTGTTCTTGATTCCGTGTTAAATACTCATAACATAAAAAAGTTTTATTTTCCCGTTTCACTGAATACTGATAATACATCAATTAATATAGCTTTCGATAAATCAAAAAGAGATTTTTTTGAAACTATAAATCTGCTCCAAATAGGATTTATAAGCAATGAAAGGTTTTCCGATGATATTTTAGATGAATACTTAAAAGCAAAAGACAATATTAATTTAACTTTTTTAGGTCGTATTTCTGATGAACTGAGCGAGATGATAGAAAAGGCAAGCAAAAAAGTTTTTTATCATGAAGTTCAATCTTCATTTATTGAAATGCGAAAAATTATTTCAAATTCAGATATCGGAATAATCGGAAACAGACCAAAAACATTAAATAATCATTTTTATTCCAAATCATGCGGACAAATGGTTGAATATTTAAGGTGCGGCATTCCCGTTATAATAGTAGGGAATGAAGAATTAGGCGAATTTGTTGAGAACGAAAACTGCGGTGTTTTTATACAAAACATAAACGAGTTAACAAATGCAATTAATAAAATAAAACAAAAATATCCATCATTCTCAAAGAAAAGCCATGATACATTTTCGAAATTTTTCAATTTATCAAATCACTTTTTATACTTCAGGGATTTTATAAAAAATCAGAATTAGTGTATTTTGAGATATTTATTTCTAAAAAAAAATATTGTAATAAAATAAGCCAATACATCACCAATTATACTTGTTAACCGCAAAACAGCCAAAGCAATTAAAATTGAAACCGGATTGCAAATGGGTGACAGCAAAATAATCATAATAGATTCTCTGACTCCTATACCGGCTGGAGAACCAACTGCAACAAAGCCCACAAAATAGGCAATAACAGTTGATGCCGCAATTAAAATCATATTGTTTAACGAAAGAAAAGTTTCTGAATATAAGTAAAAGACCCAGATGGCAATTAAGATATTGATAGCAGAATTAACAAAATATAACGAAAAGCACTTTAATAGCAACCTTTTAATTTCCCTGAAATTAGTTTTTGTAAAAAGCAAATATAATTTCTTGCTTTTCAGCCCCCAAAATAGGATACCAGCATTAAAAATAATTGCTATAAATATAAATAAATAAATATAATTTTTATTTATTAAAAAGCTTAACCTGTTCAAATCGGCTTTGCCTGTTAAAATAATACAAATAATGAAAAGAATAAAAGTAAATAAAGTGCCAAGAAATAATTCTAATGCACTACTATATATGATTTTTTCCCTATCCCAACCAAATTTTTCACCTAAAAAATTTCTGCTTGCATATTGCATAACATTTCCCGGTAAATATTTTGAAATATTTGATTTTAAATATACATTTATTATTTCCTTATTATTTAATTTTTTCCGACTAATAAATTCCAAAATAATTTTCCAAATAATAGAACAAATAAAAATACTTATTATATTAATTACTGAAAATAAAAAAAATGTGCTTATTAATAAGATTAATGAATATTTATGAAAAGGAATTGTTTCAAACTTTGAATTCTTAATAACATGATATATGTATATTAAAGACAGAATTGATATAATAATACCAATATATTTAAATTTTGATTTTATCATGATTCTTATTACAATATGTCATTAAATTTTAGTTTGTTTGATTTTGCATTTAAAAAGAATATACGGCATAAATGAGCTTGTAAAAAGATTCATAATCCCAAGAAATGGTTTATAAATAATACTTTTTTTGCGATAAAGAACATACTTGGAATCTATAATTGCAAAACCACTATCCCTAAGTAATTTTGAAAGTGTGCTGTAGCTGTAATAACAATAATGGTCGGGATGAACGCTTTCTTTATTTTTCAGCATTTCAATAATTCTAAAAAAGAAATTATGAATATTGGGTGCTGTAATAATTAGAATTGTTTCTTTATTGGTGTTTGCAATGAATTTATGTAATATTTCTAATGCTAACCCAGCATTTGGCAAATGTTCAATAACCTCAGAAAATATAATATAATCAAATTTATTCTCATTAATAAATTTATTTTCATTTAACTTGTAAATATCCTCACAATAAACATCATCAATTCCGTTATTTCTCATTATTTTTATTGATTCTTCATCTATATCAATACCAGAAACATTTTTAGCGACCTCTACTAAATCATAATGTAATAGCGAATGATTCTCTATTTTCTCTTTTGTTTCAGGCGAATCTGTACAACCAATATGTAAAACTGTTTTTCCCCGAATATAATTTCGAAGTATATTAACTCTATCAGTTATTTTATTTCTGGGTAGGCTGTTACTTCTTCTCATCCTGATTTTATTGTTTCATAATTTGTTTGTTAATAAATTCCAAATCTCCCTTTTTTATTTTCTCAAGATGTTTAAAGCAATAAAAATATGCTTTAATGATGTATATGATGTCAATAAAATTAGTTCTTCTATATCTATATCTTTTACCAAAATAAAATAAAAATATTATTTTAAATAATATTTTACCTATTCGGCTCCAAGCATATATTATTTTATTTTTTATTGTATTATCCATTATTTTATAAAAAAGGTATAAATGATAAACTTCTATACCGTAAGTACTGACTTTATTTGATGCCCTTCCAGTTTGAGTAACTTTATGAATATATTTAGCATTCAAATTAAAAAATAAAGAATTCGGATACTTTTTATAAATTCTATATCCAAATTCATGGTCATCGCCCCATGAATATTTTTTTAAAATCTCGTCGTAAGTAAATTCATTAAAAACTTCTTTTTTAATTGTTGATGCACCCGATATCCATTGACAGTTTGCGAAAATATTTTTTTTATATTTGACTCCTGGTAGCAACATTGAAGGATTAAGTGAAGGATTTAGTTTAAATTTGTTATTTGAATAATAATTTTGGTAAAATAACCGGGAAATAATATTTATCAATAAAAGTGCGGCTTTTTCATATTGTTTAAATTCTATTACAGGATATCCTGCAACGCCGAGCGCGTCCGGATACATTGCAAAAACCCTTGTTATTTCCTGATAATATTCAGGGTATAAGACCATATCATCATCTAAAAATGATACAATATCACCAGTGGTATTTTTAACTCCTAAATTTCTTGCAACAGTTAAACTGTTCTCAATTGTATTAGCTATATATTTTAATTTTATACCTTTTGATTCAAACTTTTTAATTTCCAAATTTATTGCATCTTCTGTTGTCGGACTATTTTCGTTATCAACAACAATAACCTCCACAGGTAATATTGTTTGTATTAGAATTGAATCTAAACATTCTTTTAAATCATTGATTCTTTTATATGTGGGAATAGCAACAGAAATTTTCATATCAGCCAAATTTTCTTTTATTTAAATCCAATATTTACCAACTTTCAAAGCTTTTTTAATATAAAAGAAAATATCTTTAGGATTCTTAACCTTTCTTAAACTTGATAAAATATATTGAGGGCTAAGATAAAAGTTTCTATAAAAACGTTTAAGTTCTTTTTGTAATTCAACTACGGATAAATTCGAAACTGTTGCAGCAGGCAATTTATCAAAAGCAGTTAACTGATAGTTCGCCCAGTTTTTAGGCAAAATATCATTGTGCTCAGCATAAATATCAGAACCGGGTAATGGACATAATATGGAAATTGAAATAAAATCGGGATTGATATTTTTTGCAAGTTTCTTAGATTGTTTTACGGTTGCTTTAGTTTCACCGGGTAGTCCAATCATGAAAAAAGCCAATGTTTGAATACCTGTTTTTTTTGTAAGTTTAATAATATTTTTGCTCTGATTAAGATTTTGATTTTTACGAACGTTATCAAGTAACTGTTGGTTGCCTGATTCTACCCCGAAAGAAATTTTATAACAACCCGCCTCTTTCATTTTATTCAACAAAGGTTCATCTATGGTTGTTATATTAGATAAACACGACCATTTTATTTTAAAATTATTTTTAATAATCTGGTCGCATATTTCAATAACTCTGCTTTTTTTAAGTGTAAAACAATCATCCACAAAAGAAATTGACCTTACTTCGTATTTATTATATAATATTGAAATCTCATCCATTATATTATCTATACTTCTATACCTCACTAACCTGCTAAATACAGCATGAGAGCAATAGGTGCAAAGAAAAGGACAACCGCGGGAAGTAAACATATTCATTGAACGCAAACCACTGAATTCCTTCTGAAAATATGTGTACATATTCATATCAAGCAAGTCATATTCAGGAAAGCTTATCTCGTCAATATTTTTAATTAATTCTCTTGGAGATGTGTGAATTATTTCATTTCCATTTCTGTAATAAATTCCATTTATTGCATCATAGCTATTTTGTTTATTAATGATTGCTTTGGCAAGCTCAACAATTGTAATTTCTCCTTCACCGGCAACAATAAAGTCGATATTCTTATTTTCCTGCATTGTTAATTGTGGTAAAGCAGAAGGATGAGGTCCGCCAAGTATTATTTTAATATCAGGAAATTTATTTTTAATTGCATTAACGTCATCATAAACTGAAAGTATTTCGGGAGTATAAGCTCCAAACCCGATAATCTTTGGTGACAGTTCGGTGATTTTTTGCAGAAGGTCTTTTTGTGTATATTTATGAGCTACCTGGTCAATTATTACAACAGAAATATTATTTTTTATTAAAGCTGCTGCCAAATATCCCAGACTTAATGGCGGAGACACACTGCCATAGTCAACAATCTCCAACCTTGGTCTGATTAACAAAACATCTTTCATCATTTTTATTATTTTTTCTTAACTAAATATACCGTATACAAAACAAACATTTAAAAACTGCTAAAAAGAAAATTCATTTTAAAAGCAAAAATGTAATACCTTTTTCAATTTTGTATCATTTAAAGTCAAAGATAACAATAATACAGAAAGTAGAAAAGTAGAAATAAAAGTTATCCTTTTTCAATTTGCAATTCATTTCTTTTTAATTTTCAATTAAATTTAAACTATCCAGCAAACATTGATAATTATATTTGAATAATAATTTTTTTGTAATATCGTTCGTTTTATTTTTATCCAAACGAACAGGATTCTTTAT
Coding sequences within it:
- a CDS encoding glycosyltransferase, with the translated sequence MKISVAIPTYKRINDLKECLDSILIQTILPVEVIVVDNENSPTTEDAINLEIKKFESKGIKLKYIANTIENSLTVARNLGVKNTTGDIVSFLDDDMVLYPEYYQEITRVFAMYPDALGVAGYPVIEFKQYEKAALLLINIISRLFYQNYYSNNKFKLNPSLNPSMLLPGVKYKKNIFANCQWISGASTIKKEVFNEFTYDEILKKYSWGDDHEFGYRIYKKYPNSLFFNLNAKYIHKVTQTGRASNKVSTYGIEVYHLYLFYKIMDNTIKNKIIYAWSRIGKILFKIIFLFYFGKRYRYRRTNFIDIIYIIKAYFYCFKHLEKIKKGDLEFINKQIMKQ
- a CDS encoding radical SAM protein — encoded protein: MMKDVLLIRPRLEIVDYGSVSPPLSLGYLAAALIKNNISVVIIDQVAHKYTQKDLLQKITELSPKIIGFGAYTPEILSVYDDVNAIKNKFPDIKIILGGPHPSALPQLTMQENKNIDFIVAGEGEITIVELAKAIINKQNSYDAINGIYYRNGNEIIHTSPRELIKNIDEISFPEYDLLDMNMYTYFQKEFSGLRSMNMFTSRGCPFLCTYCSHAVFSRLVRYRSIDNIMDEISILYNKYEVRSISFVDDCFTLKKSRVIEICDQIIKNNFKIKWSCLSNITTIDEPLLNKMKEAGCYKISFGVESGNQQLLDNVRKNQNLNQSKNIIKLTKKTGIQTLAFFMIGLPGETKATVKQSKKLAKNINPDFISISILCPLPGSDIYAEHNDILPKNWANYQLTAFDKLPAATVSNLSVVELQKELKRFYRNFYLSPQYILSSLRKVKNPKDIFFYIKKALKVGKYWI